A single Ignisphaera cupida DNA region contains:
- the cas6 gene encoding CRISPR system precrRNA processing endoribonuclease RAMP protein Cas6 gives MFERVRVLLVCRATFDVEAVDDVVVSLYSGRFVKALIYLCREFEWARSFYEVRASVKPFSVSPLYVVSGSRRRYILDGGAMLSSGSRAWFDMSFVLSDSSKLDSIASGGECLVSIWGRRVRVSLKTLEFTPLKSLSIGFADSGKQLIKMVFHTPVLLSSKLMAPPLESFRKRLEKAENLYILYPSTSHICNYLSKLWRSATGETLFGGPSDEWSDYFLGRLCEVVLTPIDLDVKPRTVKYDEKRSIRGFIGYAILKLTISKRKIVEKIDKLMALANIFGIGKSRSIGFGVTTASAIPINELQQ, from the coding sequence GTGTTTGAGAGGGTGAGAGTTTTGCTTGTTTGCAGAGCTACTTTTGATGTTGAGGCTGTTGATGATGTTGTTGTTTCTTTGTATAGTGGTAGATTTGTTAAGGCTTTGATTTATCTCTGTAGAGAGTTTGAGTGGGCAAGGTCTTTCTATGAGGTTAGAGCTTCTGTTAAGCCTTTTTCTGTTTCTCCTCTCTATGTTGTTTCTGGTTCTAGGCGTAGGTATATTCTTGATGGTGGTGCAATGCTTTCTTCTGGTTCTAGAGCCTGGTTCGACATGTCGTTTGTTTTGAGTGATTCTTCGAAGCTTGACTCTATTGCTTCTGGTGGTGAGTGTTTGGTTTCTATCTGGGGTAGGAGGGTTAGGGTTTCTCTCAAAACACTTGAGTTCACACCTTTGAAAAGCTTGAGCATTGGTTTTGCAGATTCTGGTAAGCAGCTTATTAAAATGGTTTTCCACACGCCTGTTCTCCTATCATCAAAGCTTATGGCTCCGCCACTAGAAAGCTTTAGAAAGAGGTTGGAGAAAGCAGAGAATCTATACATATTATATCCATCAACAAGCCACATATGCAACTACCTATCAAAGTTGTGGAGATCAGCAACAGGAGAAACACTGTTTGGAGGACCATCGGATGAGTGGTCAGACTACTTTCTTGGAAGGCTATGCGAAGTTGTTTTAACACCAATAGATCTTGATGTAAAGCCAAGAACAGTTAAATACGATGAGAAAAGGTCTATAAGAGGTTTCATAGGATATGCAATTCTAAAGCTAACAATAAGCAAAAGAAAAATTGTGGAGAAAATAGATAAGCTAATGGCTCTTGCAAACATTTTTGGAATAGGAAAGTCGAGGTCAATAGGATTTGGAGTAACAACAGCATCAGCAATTCCAATTAACGAGCTTCAACAATAA
- a CDS encoding MoaD/ThiS family protein, which produces MRIAVRVYMDLTKKLGWSEKVFVLDREKVNLKELLSLLEDLKSVVLSNLDDYMVLVNGVNIKLLKGIETEICSDSTIDIFPPAAGG; this is translated from the coding sequence TTGAGAATAGCTGTACGTGTCTACATGGACTTGACTAAGAAGCTTGGTTGGAGCGAAAAGGTTTTTGTTTTAGATAGGGAGAAGGTAAATTTGAAAGAGCTTTTGTCTCTTCTTGAAGATCTGAAAAGTGTTGTGCTTAGCAATTTGGATGACTACATGGTTTTGGTAAATGGTGTTAACATAAAGCTTCTTAAAGGCATTGAAACAGAGATTTGCAGTGATTCAACTATAGATATATTTCCTCCAGCTGCTGGGGGGTAG
- a CDS encoding FAD-dependent oxidoreductase, translated as MKFAFLCREPFGDIGKRVAVVGAGPAGLAATGYLVCRGYEVDVYDKLPYPGGMMTFAIPRSRIPLEEVFEGWKDLEQNFGVRFYLKTKVALGNGVDEGDEFVEKRVDLTQLSRNYDAVVIATGAWRSRLLGVEGENAKNVVTALSFLYRRRVSELGLAKNGFDSFRKAIVIGAGLSAVDAAEECLSMGISEVYMVYRRTIREAPAGEYKIKKLIDKGVKWIELAQPKRIVVESGYAKGVEFLKVQLGPPDESGRPKPIPVPGTEFFIEADLIVAAVGETPTPPIYSGELLKYIDSSGRIVVGSDYRIPNTNIFAVGDVATGPSKIGLAIDHALKAVRVVDAMLSGEKISVEDMVKRLRPVERFLPRAVTWDEGLAKTMCEFLNRHGGVEAEFCLSAKPFLKIFDYGKCMGCETCNAICSFIHDGKSYVRIRKTDYGLVFPTACLHCTNAKCQSACKRDAIIRGGMGEIIIDMKKCNKCMDCIYACPIRAIRISRGDIVNCDLCLQLRRGGLEPACISMCPSGAIILAASPAKT; from the coding sequence CTGAAATTTGCTTTTCTGTGTAGAGAACCCTTTGGAGATATTGGAAAAAGAGTTGCTGTTGTTGGAGCAGGTCCAGCAGGTCTTGCAGCAACTGGTTATCTTGTTTGCAGAGGCTATGAAGTTGATGTTTATGATAAGCTTCCATACCCCGGGGGCATGATGACATTTGCTATACCACGTTCAAGAATACCACTGGAGGAGGTTTTCGAGGGTTGGAAGGATCTTGAGCAAAACTTTGGTGTTAGATTCTACCTAAAAACCAAAGTGGCTTTGGGTAATGGTGTTGATGAAGGTGATGAGTTTGTTGAGAAAAGAGTTGATCTAACTCAACTCTCTAGAAACTATGATGCAGTAGTTATTGCTACTGGTGCGTGGAGATCTAGGCTTCTTGGTGTTGAGGGAGAGAATGCGAAAAATGTTGTTACAGCACTAAGCTTTTTGTATAGAAGAAGGGTTTCTGAACTTGGATTAGCCAAAAACGGTTTTGATTCTTTTAGAAAAGCCATTGTTATTGGAGCTGGTCTAAGTGCTGTTGATGCTGCTGAAGAGTGTTTGTCTATGGGCATAAGCGAGGTTTATATGGTGTATAGAAGAACCATTAGAGAAGCTCCTGCTGGTGAATACAAAATTAAGAAGCTTATTGACAAAGGTGTTAAGTGGATTGAGCTTGCACAACCAAAGAGAATTGTTGTTGAAAGTGGCTATGCCAAAGGGGTTGAGTTTCTCAAGGTTCAGCTTGGTCCACCAGATGAAAGTGGTAGACCAAAACCCATACCAGTACCTGGAACAGAGTTTTTCATAGAAGCAGATCTCATTGTTGCTGCAGTTGGTGAAACACCAACACCACCAATATACTCTGGAGAACTACTGAAATACATAGACTCATCTGGGAGAATAGTTGTTGGAAGCGACTATAGAATTCCAAATACAAACATTTTTGCTGTTGGCGATGTTGCTACAGGCCCATCGAAAATAGGTCTTGCCATTGACCATGCGCTAAAAGCTGTTAGAGTTGTAGATGCTATGCTTTCTGGTGAGAAGATAAGTGTTGAGGATATGGTGAAAAGACTAAGGCCAGTTGAAAGGTTTTTGCCAAGAGCTGTGACATGGGATGAGGGGTTGGCGAAAACCATGTGCGAGTTTTTAAATAGGCATGGTGGTGTAGAAGCAGAGTTTTGCTTATCTGCAAAACCATTTCTAAAAATATTCGACTATGGAAAGTGCATGGGCTGCGAAACATGCAATGCTATATGCAGTTTTATTCACGATGGAAAATCCTATGTGAGAATAAGGAAAACAGACTATGGACTTGTCTTCCCCACAGCATGTCTGCACTGCACAAATGCTAAATGCCAATCTGCATGCAAAAGAGATGCTATTATCAGAGGTGGCATGGGGGAGATAATCATCGATATGAAGAAATGCAACAAGTGCATGGACTGCATATATGCTTGTCCAATTAGAGCGATTAGAATAAGTAGAGGAGATATAGTGAATTGCGATCTTTGTTTACAGCTTAGAAGAGGTGGGTTGGAACCAGCATGCATATCTATGTGCCCATCTGGCGCAATAATTCTTGCTGCATCACCTGCTAAGACATAG
- a CDS encoding aldehyde ferredoxin oxidoreductase family protein yields MPVGGYMGRVLRVNLSEGRVRIEDLPSEDVLRKWVGGRGLGVYYMLKEVNPRVDPLSPENKAIVATGPLTGVTGIPSSGRWCSVTKSPLTNTIHDSHSGGKFGPELKFAGFDMVIVEGASEKPVYLWIYDGKAELRDAKHLWGKDTHSTTDMIREELAPVVGSDEAREIKVACIGPAGENLVRIACIINDKNRAAGRGGHGAVWGSKKLKAIAVRGHMKPRVANEERLEEVALKSMDIIKKSPVTSQTLPKYGTAALVNVINAHGIFPTRNFRTGVFPEASMISGERIADEIMDWKMAEEEVCWGCEIKCARYTRLVKPPFTGEGGGPEYETVWALGADTGTSDLYAVTKANYLCNELGLDTISMGATIATLMELVSLGKVPKEKLRGLKVEWGNGEALVELTWRTAYRSGIGDDLAEGAARLAKKYGAPEIAMVVRNQELPAYDPRGAQGHGLAYATSNRGGCHLRAYMIAPEVIGIPQLLNRFETKGKAAWVKEFQDVFAALDSLVVCKFVSFAYWADVLAEQLSAVTGWNVTADEFRKIGERIYNAERVFNILAFGDGEEYDTLPKRLLEEPMPEGPAKGHVVKLSEMLPEYYSVRGWVRGRPTRAKLEELDLKWLADRLEKEGLLPA; encoded by the coding sequence ATGCCTGTTGGTGGATACATGGGCAGAGTTTTGAGAGTTAATCTGTCTGAGGGCAGGGTAAGGATTGAGGATTTGCCTTCTGAGGATGTTCTCAGAAAGTGGGTTGGTGGCAGGGGGCTTGGAGTATACTACATGCTTAAAGAGGTTAATCCACGAGTAGATCCTCTAAGCCCAGAGAACAAAGCAATTGTTGCTACAGGTCCTTTAACAGGTGTTACAGGAATACCCTCTTCCGGTAGATGGTGTTCTGTAACAAAATCTCCATTAACAAACACCATACATGATTCTCACAGTGGTGGAAAGTTTGGTCCTGAGCTAAAGTTTGCTGGATTTGACATGGTTATTGTTGAGGGTGCTTCGGAGAAACCTGTTTATCTTTGGATTTATGATGGCAAAGCTGAGCTTAGAGATGCTAAGCATTTGTGGGGTAAGGACACTCATTCAACAACTGATATGATTAGAGAAGAGCTTGCACCTGTTGTTGGATCTGATGAAGCTAGAGAGATAAAGGTTGCTTGCATAGGACCTGCTGGTGAGAATCTCGTTAGAATTGCGTGTATTATAAACGATAAGAACAGGGCTGCTGGTAGAGGTGGTCATGGAGCTGTTTGGGGATCTAAAAAGCTTAAAGCTATAGCTGTTAGAGGTCATATGAAGCCTCGTGTGGCTAATGAGGAGAGGCTTGAGGAGGTTGCTCTCAAGTCTATGGATATTATAAAGAAGTCTCCTGTAACATCACAAACTCTTCCAAAGTATGGAACAGCTGCACTAGTTAATGTTATAAATGCTCATGGGATTTTCCCAACAAGAAACTTTAGAACAGGTGTGTTTCCAGAGGCGAGTATGATTAGTGGTGAAAGAATTGCTGATGAGATTATGGATTGGAAAATGGCTGAGGAGGAAGTGTGCTGGGGTTGTGAAATAAAGTGTGCAAGATACACAAGACTTGTTAAACCACCGTTCACAGGTGAGGGTGGGGGACCAGAATACGAAACTGTTTGGGCCTTGGGCGCGGATACAGGTACAAGCGACTTGTATGCTGTTACAAAAGCTAATTATTTATGCAATGAGCTTGGCCTAGACACAATATCAATGGGAGCAACAATAGCTACTCTAATGGAGCTTGTATCACTTGGGAAAGTGCCAAAGGAGAAGCTGAGAGGCTTGAAGGTTGAGTGGGGCAATGGAGAAGCACTTGTTGAGCTAACATGGAGAACAGCATACAGATCTGGTATAGGCGATGACCTTGCCGAGGGAGCTGCTAGACTAGCTAAAAAGTATGGAGCACCAGAAATTGCCATGGTTGTTAGAAACCAGGAGCTTCCAGCATACGACCCAAGAGGTGCTCAAGGCCATGGACTAGCATATGCAACTAGCAACAGAGGTGGTTGCCACTTAAGAGCATACATGATAGCTCCCGAGGTTATTGGAATACCACAACTTCTCAACAGATTTGAGACCAAGGGCAAAGCTGCATGGGTTAAGGAGTTTCAAGATGTTTTCGCAGCTCTAGACAGTTTAGTTGTTTGCAAATTTGTTTCATTTGCTTACTGGGCAGATGTATTAGCTGAGCAACTATCAGCTGTAACTGGATGGAATGTAACAGCTGATGAGTTTAGGAAAATAGGTGAGAGGATATACAATGCTGAAAGAGTATTCAACATACTTGCCTTTGGAGATGGCGAAGAGTATGATACTTTGCCAAAAAGGTTACTAGAAGAGCCAATGCCAGAAGGGCCGGCTAAAGGCCATGTTGTAAAGCTAAGTGAGATGCTACCTGAGTATTACAGTGTTAGAGGATGGGTAAGGGGAAGACCAACAAGAGCAAAACTAGAAGAACTAGATCTGAAGTGGTTAGCGGATAGATTAGAGAAAGAGGGTTTGCTACCAGCATAA